The Castanea sativa cultivar Marrone di Chiusa Pesio chromosome 11, ASM4071231v1 genome contains a region encoding:
- the LOC142617160 gene encoding autophagy-related protein 8f-like, with amino-acid sequence MTRSMFKQEHDFEKRRAEAARIREKYPDRIPVIVEKAERSDIPNIDKKKYLVPADLTVGQFVYVIRKRIKLSAEKAIFIFVDNVLPPTGAIMSTIYDDKRDGDGFLYVTYSGENTFG; translated from the exons ATGACTAGAAGCATGTTTAAGCAAGAGCATGACTTTG AGAAGAGGCGTGCAGAGGCTGCTAGAATTAGGGAGAAATACCCAGATAGAATTCca gtgattgtggagaaggCTGAGAGAAGTGATATTCCCAACATTGacaaaaaaaa ATACCTTGTCCCAGCTGATCTGACAGTGGGTCAATTTGTCTATGTAATTCGGAAGAGGATTAAACTGAGTGCAGAAAAGGCAATCTTtatatttgtggacaatgtgCTTCCACCAACAG GAGCTATAATGTCTACCATTTATGATGATAAGAGGGATGGCGATGGATTTCTCTACGTTACATATAGTGGAGAAAACACATTTGGGTGA